Sequence from the Ignavibacteria bacterium genome:
CTCGCACAAGCGTTGCTTCATCACGACGAATTTCTCCTTTCGTCAACGCTATATGTTCTTTTGCATCGGTTTCGCTTTTGTAAAGATGAACGTGAAAATCGCCGAACATTGTCGGAAGGTGAGTTGAAACAACACGTTGCACAAGTTTCTCGCGCTGCATTCGATATTCGATGAGCGATTTTACCGTAATCATTTTCAGTTGAAATCGTTCAGCAATTTTTTGTAACTGAGGAACGCGCGCCATCGAACCATCGGGATTGAGAATTTCGCACAACACCGCCGCGGGATAAAGTCCGGCAAGTTTGCACAAATCCACCGATGCTTCCGTATGTCCCGCGCGGCGAAGAACTCCACCATCCATTGCACGCAACGGAAACACGTGTCCCGGTCGCGCTAAATCGCTTGGCTTTGTATTTGCATCAACGAGCGATTTCACTGTTCGCGCTCTATCAAAAACAGAAACACCCGTCGTTGTATCGTGAACGTAATCAATCGAAATTGTGAACGGCGTTTCGTGCAGCGATGTATTGCTCTCGACCATATAACCGAGTTTCAGTTCTTCCGCTCGTTTGTTCGTAATCGCTGCGCAAATTATTCCTTTTCCATCCGATGCCATTAAGTTGATAATTTCCGGCGTAACTTTTTCTGCCGCGCAAATGAAATCGCCTTCGTTCTCGCGGCTTTCGTCATCAACGACGATGATGACTTTTCCCGCGCGAAGTTCTTCAATCACTTCATCGATTGAATGGAATTTTTCTGCCACGTTGGATGTATTCATACGAATTTAGGAAAATTACTAAGTACAAATGTCAAATGACAAACAAATTTCAAATTCTAAATTTCAAAAAAACTTGTCATTTGAATTTTGTTCTTTGAACTTTAATAGAATTTTTTTTAGGATTTAAGTTTTACAAAATTTTTTTGTATCACTAATCTGCTTTTCGCGATGCAATTGCGGACTTGTCAAATTTTACTTTGACATTATCGGCGATTTGAACAAGGACGGTTGTTTCTTCAACGCCAACAACAGTGCCATGCATTC
This genomic interval carries:
- a CDS encoding bifunctional 3,4-dihydroxy-2-butanone-4-phosphate synthase/GTP cyclohydrolase II, which gives rise to MNTSNVAEKFHSIDEVIEELRAGKVIIVVDDESRENEGDFICAAEKVTPEIINLMASDGKGIICAAITNKRAEELKLGYMVESNTSLHETPFTISIDYVHDTTTGVSVFDRARTVKSLVDANTKPSDLARPGHVFPLRAMDGGVLRRAGHTEASVDLCKLAGLYPAAVLCEILNPDGSMARVPQLQKIAERFQLKMITVKSLIEYRMQREKLVQRVVSTHLPTMFGDFHVHLYKSETDAKEHIALTKGEIRRDEATLVRVHSECLTGDVFHSLRCDCNEQLHSAMKLVEKEGSGVIVYMRQEGRGIGLSNKLKAYKLQDEGADTVEANEKLGFRPDLRDYGIGAQILRDLGVGKMKLMTNNPKKIVGLHGYGLEIVERVPLETHPNISNEKYLQTKRDKLGHFILLKQQR